One segment of Gemmatimonadota bacterium DNA contains the following:
- a CDS encoding bifunctional oligoribonuclease/PAP phosphatase NrnA: MPPVLSADRLADARRFAEILQPGRRICITTHVNPDGDGLGSETGLVHLLQARGITAVVTNPSPTPERYHFLFRDLPGVDRSHEAVKELRRADLILVLDISDVGRLGMLSQTVLERGVPVACVDHHVSQGHLPDGPRYVDPEASATGELIFQLAQANGWPLTPAAARALYVAILTDTGGFRFSNTRPETLRTAAALLEVGLDPEQIYLEVYANAPEGRARLLAETLQTMVVEADAGLAWVTVPPGALERLGATADDLDGIVEVPRQIAGVRMALLFREIAAGRVKVSLRSVGAVDVAHFAKPFGGGGHTKASGLSMEGSLATVQARVLTAAREYLSGNGSR, translated from the coding sequence ATGCCGCCCGTCCTGTCCGCCGATCGCCTCGCCGACGCCCGCCGCTTTGCCGAGATCCTGCAGCCGGGCCGGCGCATCTGCATCACCACCCACGTGAACCCCGACGGGGACGGGCTCGGCAGCGAGACCGGGCTGGTCCACCTGCTCCAGGCGCGCGGCATCACGGCGGTGGTGACCAACCCCTCGCCCACGCCGGAGCGGTACCACTTCCTGTTCCGCGACCTGCCGGGCGTGGACCGCAGCCACGAGGCGGTCAAGGAGCTGCGCCGCGCCGACCTGATCCTGGTGCTCGACATCTCCGACGTGGGCCGGCTTGGCATGCTGAGCCAGACCGTGCTCGAGCGCGGGGTCCCGGTGGCGTGCGTGGACCACCACGTGAGCCAGGGGCACCTGCCCGACGGCCCGCGCTACGTGGACCCGGAGGCCTCCGCCACCGGCGAGCTCATCTTCCAGCTGGCGCAGGCCAACGGCTGGCCACTCACCCCCGCGGCGGCGCGGGCGCTCTACGTGGCGATCCTCACCGACACCGGCGGGTTCCGCTTCAGCAACACCCGGCCCGAGACGCTGCGCACCGCCGCCGCGCTGCTTGAGGTGGGGCTCGATCCCGAGCAGATCTACCTCGAGGTCTACGCCAACGCCCCCGAAGGCCGGGCCCGCCTGCTGGCGGAAACGCTCCAGACCATGGTGGTGGAGGCCGACGCCGGCCTGGCGTGGGTCACGGTGCCGCCCGGCGCGCTGGAGCGGCTCGGCGCCACCGCCGACGACCTCGACGGGATCGTCGAGGTGCCCCGCCAGATCGCCGGGGTGCGGATGGCGCTGCTCTTCCGGGAGATCGCGGCGGGGCGGGTCAAGGTGTCGCTGCGCTCGGTGGGGGCGGTCGACGTGGCGCATTTCGCCAAGCCCTTCGGCGGCGGCGGGCACACCAAGGCCTCGGGGCTGTCCATGGAGGGATCGCTCGCGACGGTGCAGGCCCGGGTGCTGACCGCGGCGCGTGAGTACCTTTCCGGCAACGGGTCCCGCTGA
- a CDS encoding amino acid permease, with translation MSLFRTKSLSELMPEEGEGGLKRALTASNLVLLGIGAIIGAGIFVLTGTAAAQYAGPAIVLSFVLAGLGCLFAGLCYAEFASMIPIAGSAYTYGYATLGELVAWIIGWDLILEYLFAASTVAVGWSGYFTAFMAELGIRLPPALTGAPFSVVGTHTLVPAQICTDASTGAVAVNAVTRTAIPVADCVAQGYTLVNGILNVPAMVLILLITALLVVGIKESAKFNNIIVYVKVAIVLLVIGFGIKYVNTDNWVPFIPPNTGESGHYGLSGIVRGAGVIFFAYIGFDAVSTAAQEAKNPQRDLPIGILGSLAICTVLYIAMALVMTGIAHYTELNVPHPVFVAIEKAGPSLKWLGFLVNIGAIAGLASVVLVMLMGQPRIFYSMARDGLLPAVFGKVHPKFQTPYISTIITGIVAALIAGIFPIGLLGELVSIGTLLAFVIVCGGIIVLRRVQPELHRPFRTPLVPFVPIMGILICGYMMYGLPADTWIRLAVWMALGLTIYFLYGKHHSKLNKA, from the coding sequence ATGTCCCTGTTCCGCACCAAGTCCCTCTCCGAGCTGATGCCGGAGGAAGGCGAAGGCGGGCTCAAGCGGGCCCTCACCGCCTCGAACCTGGTCCTGCTCGGCATCGGCGCGATCATCGGCGCGGGCATCTTCGTCCTGACGGGCACGGCCGCCGCGCAGTACGCGGGCCCGGCGATCGTGCTGTCGTTCGTGCTGGCCGGCCTCGGCTGCCTGTTCGCGGGGCTGTGCTACGCCGAGTTCGCCTCGATGATCCCGATCGCGGGCAGCGCCTACACCTACGGCTACGCCACGCTGGGCGAGCTGGTGGCGTGGATCATCGGCTGGGACCTGATCCTCGAGTACCTGTTCGCCGCCTCGACGGTCGCGGTGGGGTGGTCGGGGTACTTCACCGCGTTCATGGCGGAGCTGGGCATCCGGCTGCCGCCGGCGCTCACCGGCGCGCCGTTCAGCGTGGTCGGGACCCACACCCTGGTGCCGGCGCAGATCTGCACCGATGCGTCGACCGGGGCCGTGGCGGTGAACGCGGTGACCCGCACCGCGATCCCGGTGGCCGACTGCGTGGCGCAGGGCTACACCCTGGTCAACGGCATCCTCAACGTGCCGGCGATGGTGCTGATCCTGCTGATCACCGCGCTGCTGGTGGTGGGCATCAAGGAGTCGGCCAAGTTCAACAACATCATCGTGTACGTGAAGGTCGCGATCGTGCTGCTGGTGATCGGGTTCGGCATCAAGTACGTCAACACCGACAACTGGGTGCCGTTCATCCCGCCCAACACCGGCGAGTCGGGGCACTACGGGCTGTCCGGCATCGTCCGGGGCGCGGGGGTGATCTTCTTCGCCTACATCGGGTTCGACGCGGTGTCGACGGCGGCGCAGGAGGCCAAGAACCCGCAGCGGGACCTGCCGATCGGCATCCTGGGGTCGCTGGCCATCTGCACGGTGCTCTACATCGCGATGGCGCTGGTGATGACGGGCATCGCGCACTACACCGAGCTCAACGTCCCGCACCCGGTGTTCGTGGCCATCGAGAAGGCCGGCCCCTCGCTCAAGTGGCTGGGCTTCCTGGTGAACATCGGCGCCATCGCCGGCCTCGCCTCGGTGGTGCTGGTGATGCTCATGGGCCAGCCGCGCATCTTCTACAGCATGGCCCGCGACGGCCTGCTGCCGGCGGTGTTCGGCAAGGTCCACCCGAAGTTCCAGACGCCCTACATCTCCACCATCATCACGGGCATCGTGGCGGCGCTCATCGCCGGCATCTTCCCGATCGGGCTGCTGGGCGAGCTGGTGTCGATCGGCACCCTGCTGGCGTTCGTGATCGTCTGCGGCGGCATCATCGTGCTGCGGCGGGTGCAGCCGGAGCTGCACCGGCCGTTCCGCACCCCGCTGGTGCCGTTCGTGCCGATCATGGGCATCCTGATCTGCGGCTACATGATGTACGGCCTTCCCGCTGACACCTGGATCCGGCTCGCGGTCTGGATGGCGCTCGGGCTGACGATCTACTTCCTCTACGGCAAGCACCACTCGAAGCTCAACAAGGCGTAA
- a CDS encoding polymer-forming cytoskeletal protein has protein sequence MRFPESVLVGALALALLPAPAAARDLDSSEPSWKSRIELLNQLLGNDDDHVVRDHVVSLATDIASVTFDFTDGGALVLAVEGGVLLVDGKPIGRVAADGALAVGWRALMLELSRHDTPAALERLRAWAPAGLSREESAFAELLGEQVEGLTAPAGVLPSPQPVGTAAPGGLTIDLGDLSNPLRLAPLLRSAATLRGDALRITVPGGQAHLGHYGLGSAERYAGHLLVVRGNADIYGRVEGNLASVEGDVIVHPGAVVTGDVLAVAGQVRDLGGDILGQIRTLDAPPEPAARTAVAPPVPAWMRAARNGAGVLGVFLTLMLVGTGLVAFGRQPLEVVSDTVLHSFTRSLLVGLLGQVLVLPTFGMLVVGLVLTVAGILLVPFAVIVFALLLVVAVLGGFLAIAHAMGESLTRRQLALGRAVPANSYRYVMAGLAAVAGTWLAWVAFGWVPVAGTLILATAVLVTWLLATVGFGAALLSRAGLREHFAGRILPAETLTDEFLWATPQFGVTAVKRPPRDRTPPPLP, from the coding sequence GTGCGCTTCCCTGAGTCAGTCCTCGTGGGCGCCCTGGCGCTGGCGCTGCTCCCCGCGCCGGCCGCCGCCCGCGACCTCGACAGCAGCGAGCCGTCCTGGAAGTCCCGCATCGAACTCCTGAACCAGCTCCTCGGCAACGATGACGACCACGTGGTCCGCGATCACGTGGTCTCGCTCGCCACCGACATCGCCTCCGTCACCTTCGACTTCACCGATGGCGGCGCGCTGGTGCTCGCCGTCGAGGGCGGCGTCCTGCTGGTGGATGGCAAGCCGATCGGCCGCGTGGCGGCGGACGGGGCGCTGGCGGTTGGGTGGCGGGCGCTGATGCTCGAGCTGTCGCGCCACGACACGCCGGCCGCGCTGGAACGGCTGCGCGCGTGGGCCCCGGCGGGCCTCTCCCGCGAGGAGTCTGCCTTCGCCGAACTGCTGGGCGAGCAGGTGGAGGGCCTGACCGCGCCGGCCGGCGTGCTGCCGTCGCCCCAGCCGGTGGGGACCGCCGCGCCCGGCGGCCTCACGATCGACCTCGGCGACCTCAGCAACCCGCTGCGCCTGGCCCCGCTCCTCCGCTCCGCCGCCACCCTCCGGGGCGACGCGCTCCGCATCACCGTGCCCGGCGGGCAGGCGCACCTCGGCCACTACGGGCTCGGCTCGGCGGAGCGCTACGCCGGCCACCTGCTGGTGGTGCGCGGCAACGCCGACATCTATGGCCGGGTGGAAGGCAACCTGGCCAGCGTCGAGGGCGACGTCATCGTCCACCCCGGCGCGGTGGTCACCGGCGATGTGCTCGCCGTGGCCGGCCAGGTGCGCGACCTCGGTGGCGACATCCTGGGCCAGATCCGCACCCTCGACGCCCCGCCGGAACCGGCCGCCCGAACGGCCGTCGCGCCGCCCGTCCCCGCCTGGATGCGCGCCGCGCGCAACGGCGCCGGCGTCCTTGGCGTGTTCCTGACCCTGATGCTGGTGGGCACCGGGCTGGTGGCCTTCGGCCGCCAGCCGCTCGAGGTGGTCAGCGACACCGTGCTGCACTCCTTCACCCGTTCGCTCCTCGTGGGGCTGCTGGGCCAGGTGCTGGTGCTGCCCACCTTCGGCATGCTGGTGGTGGGGCTGGTGCTGACGGTCGCGGGAATCCTGCTGGTGCCCTTCGCGGTGATCGTCTTTGCCCTGCTGCTGGTGGTGGCGGTGCTGGGGGGATTCCTGGCCATCGCCCACGCCATGGGCGAGAGCCTGACCCGGCGCCAGCTCGCGCTGGGCCGCGCGGTGCCGGCCAACAGCTATCGCTACGTGATGGCGGGGCTCGCGGCGGTGGCGGGGACCTGGCTCGCCTGGGTGGCCTTCGGCTGGGTGCCGGTGGCGGGGACGCTGATCCTGGCCACGGCGGTGCTGGTCACCTGGCTGCTCGCCACGGTGGGCTTCGGGGCGGCGCTGCTCTCGCGGGCGGGGCTCCGGGAGCACTTCGCGGGGCGGATCCTCCCGGCGGAGACCCTCACCGACGAGTTCCTCTGGGCCACGCCGCAGTTCGGCGTCACGGCCGTGAAGCGGCCGCCCCGCGACCGGACCCCTCCGCCGCTACCCTAG
- a CDS encoding SAM-dependent chlorinase/fluorinase, producing the protein MAIITLLTDYGTVDSYVGEMKGVLLSLAPGATLVDLTHEVAPGDLASAAYVVGRAWHRFPPGTVHLAVVDPGVGTQRTALAFSTRGHYFVGPDNGLWSGVMHGAPVEAVTLAPPPQASPTFHGRDIFAPAAARLASGEPLTSLGAAYTSIPRRVSGALPHHEGKVVVGEVIYVDRYGNLVTNLTPEVVPAYAVLEAESLVIGPLRSTFGDVPTGALLAYVGSGGHVEIAVRDGSAARRLGLGVGGRVRARLG; encoded by the coding sequence ATGGCCATCATCACACTGCTGACCGACTACGGGACCGTGGACTCCTACGTCGGGGAAATGAAGGGAGTTTTGCTCTCCCTGGCCCCCGGGGCCACCCTGGTCGACCTCACCCACGAGGTCGCGCCCGGCGACCTCGCCTCCGCGGCCTACGTGGTGGGGCGCGCCTGGCATCGCTTTCCCCCCGGCACGGTGCACCTGGCCGTGGTCGATCCCGGGGTCGGGACCCAGCGCACCGCGCTCGCCTTCAGCACCCGCGGGCACTACTTCGTGGGGCCCGACAACGGCCTGTGGAGCGGGGTGATGCACGGGGCGCCGGTCGAGGCCGTCACCCTGGCCCCGCCCCCGCAGGCCTCGCCCACCTTTCACGGCCGCGACATCTTTGCCCCCGCGGCGGCGCGCCTGGCCTCGGGCGAACCGCTGACCAGCCTGGGCGCGGCCTACACCAGCATCCCCCGCCGGGTGAGCGGCGCCCTGCCTCATCATGAGGGCAAGGTCGTCGTTGGGGAAGTGATCTACGTGGACCGGTACGGCAACCTCGTCACCAACCTGACCCCGGAGGTGGTGCCGGCCTACGCGGTCCTCGAGGCCGAGTCATTGGTGATCGGGCCGCTCCGCTCCACCTTCGGTGATGTCCCCACCGGCGCCCTGCTGGCGTATGTGGGCTCGGGGGGGCATGTGGAAATCGCCGTGCGCGATGGCTCCGCGGCACGGCGACTGGGGCTCGGCGTCGGGGGCCGGGTCCGGGCCCGGCTAGGGTAG
- a CDS encoding Mrp/NBP35 family ATP-binding protein yields MTDSLAARVAAALGRIQNPRLENDLLSAGMVRDLAVTPDGKVSFTFLLSRSDPATLVREARAAVRALEGVNPQELRISVVDPGGPAKSTHAPPGQPAPGQTHGQAGLVPPPPSPAEYPNLGCIIAVSSGKGGVGKSTVSANLAVALAQQGHRVGLMDGDIYGPNIPRMFGVFEKPPVTQGRIQPLAGYGVKLMSLGFLVDRDAAAIWRGPIIMKVVQQFLRDVEWGELDYFIVDLPPGTGDAQLSLAQSCQVAMAVIVTTPQEVAVGDALRGAKMFEKVSVPVAGVVENMGAWTDPVSGARLAMFGEGGGQRLAEELKVPLLGQVPLQPGMADLADRGRPIVAAEPGSPAARALLGIAGRIVELAGHRPQPLPILRG; encoded by the coding sequence ATGACCGACTCGCTCGCCGCCCGCGTCGCCGCCGCCCTGGGCCGGATCCAGAACCCCAGGCTGGAGAACGACCTGCTCTCTGCCGGCATGGTCCGCGACCTCGCCGTCACCCCGGACGGCAAGGTCTCGTTCACCTTCCTTCTTTCCCGCAGCGACCCGGCCACGCTGGTGCGCGAGGCCCGCGCCGCGGTGCGCGCCCTCGAGGGCGTGAACCCGCAGGAGCTCCGGATCAGCGTGGTCGACCCGGGCGGGCCCGCCAAGTCCACCCACGCCCCGCCGGGCCAGCCCGCGCCGGGGCAGACCCACGGACAGGCGGGCCTGGTGCCGCCGCCACCCTCGCCGGCCGAATACCCCAACCTGGGCTGCATCATCGCCGTGTCGTCGGGCAAGGGCGGGGTGGGCAAGTCCACCGTGTCGGCCAACCTGGCCGTGGCGCTGGCCCAGCAGGGCCACCGCGTGGGCCTGATGGACGGTGACATCTACGGCCCGAACATCCCGCGGATGTTCGGCGTCTTCGAGAAGCCGCCGGTGACCCAGGGCCGGATCCAGCCGCTCGCGGGGTACGGCGTGAAGCTCATGTCGCTCGGCTTCCTGGTGGACCGTGACGCGGCCGCCATCTGGCGCGGGCCGATCATCATGAAGGTGGTGCAGCAGTTCCTGCGCGACGTCGAGTGGGGCGAGCTGGACTACTTCATCGTGGACCTCCCCCCCGGCACCGGCGATGCGCAGCTCTCGCTGGCGCAGTCGTGCCAGGTGGCCATGGCCGTGATCGTCACGACGCCGCAGGAGGTGGCGGTGGGCGATGCCCTGCGCGGGGCGAAGATGTTCGAGAAGGTGAGCGTGCCGGTGGCGGGGGTGGTGGAGAACATGGGGGCGTGGACCGACCCGGTGAGCGGCGCGCGGCTGGCGATGTTCGGCGAGGGGGGCGGCCAGCGCCTGGCCGAGGAGCTCAAGGTGCCGCTGCTGGGCCAGGTGCCGCTGCAGCCCGGCATGGCCGACCTCGCCGATCGCGGCCGTCCGATCGTGGCCGCGGAGCCGGGGAGCCCGGCGGCCCGGGCGCTGCTGGGGATCGCCGGCCGGATCGTGGAGCTGGCGGGCCACCGCCCGCAGCCGCTCCCCATCCTCCGGGGCTAG
- the guaB gene encoding IMP dehydrogenase, whose translation MSAIRPGLALTFDDVLLVPRHSTVHPRQVSVQSRLTRAIPLNIPLVSAAMDTVTEAAMAIAMARAGGIGVIHKNMSVEKQAAEVDRVKRSESGMIRDPITLSPDRPLREAATVMARFRISGVPIVDAAGMLVGIITNRDLQFERNLEQPIREVMTKERLVTAPVGTGLDEAERILARHRIEKLPVVDAEGRLKGLITVKDIFKRKQYPDANKDQHGRLRVAAAVGGTSEAKTRARALIDAGADALIIDSAHGHSDGVLQTVKLLRDAFPDVQLVAGNVATEAGTRELVRIGVDAVKVGVGPGSICTTRVVTGVGVPQVTAIMDAVRGGGDIPIIADGGIKYSGDVVKALASGASSVMMGSMLAGTDESPGESILAEGRRFKSIRGMGSLAAMQEGSADRYFQEGELSTSKMVPEGIEGRVPYKGPVGDVLFQMVGGLRSGMGYCGVATVDQLRQEVEMVQITSAGLRESHPHDVTITREAPNYNV comes from the coding sequence ATGAGCGCCATCCGTCCCGGCCTGGCGCTCACCTTCGACGATGTCCTGCTCGTCCCGCGCCACTCCACCGTGCATCCCCGCCAGGTCAGCGTCCAGAGCCGGCTGACCCGCGCCATCCCGCTCAACATCCCGCTGGTGTCCGCCGCGATGGACACGGTGACCGAGGCCGCGATGGCCATCGCGATGGCCCGCGCGGGCGGGATCGGGGTGATCCACAAGAACATGTCGGTCGAGAAGCAGGCGGCCGAGGTGGACCGGGTCAAGCGCAGCGAGAGCGGGATGATCCGCGACCCGATCACCCTGTCGCCCGACCGCCCGCTGCGGGAGGCGGCCACGGTGATGGCGCGGTTCCGGATCTCCGGCGTTCCGATCGTGGACGCGGCGGGGATGCTGGTGGGGATCATCACCAACCGCGACCTCCAGTTCGAGCGAAACCTCGAGCAGCCGATCCGCGAAGTGATGACCAAGGAGCGGCTGGTGACGGCGCCGGTGGGCACCGGCCTCGACGAGGCGGAGCGGATCCTGGCGCGGCACCGGATCGAGAAGCTGCCGGTGGTCGACGCCGAGGGCCGGCTCAAGGGCCTGATCACGGTCAAGGACATCTTCAAGCGCAAGCAGTACCCCGACGCCAACAAGGACCAGCACGGCCGGCTGCGGGTGGCGGCGGCCGTGGGCGGGACGTCCGAGGCAAAGACGCGGGCCCGCGCCCTGATCGACGCCGGGGCCGACGCCCTGATCATCGACTCGGCGCATGGGCACAGCGACGGCGTGCTGCAGACGGTCAAGCTGCTGCGCGACGCCTTCCCCGACGTGCAGCTGGTGGCGGGCAACGTGGCCACCGAGGCCGGCACCCGGGAGCTGGTGCGGATCGGGGTCGACGCGGTGAAGGTGGGCGTGGGGCCGGGCAGCATCTGCACCACCCGGGTGGTCACGGGCGTGGGGGTGCCGCAGGTCACGGCCATCATGGACGCGGTGCGCGGGGGCGGCGACATCCCGATCATCGCCGACGGCGGGATCAAGTACTCCGGCGACGTGGTGAAGGCGCTGGCCTCCGGCGCCAGCTCGGTGATGATGGGCTCGATGCTGGCGGGCACCGACGAGAGCCCGGGCGAGTCGATCCTGGCCGAGGGGCGCCGGTTCAAGTCCATCCGCGGGATGGGCAGCCTGGCCGCGATGCAGGAAGGCTCCGCCGACCGGTACTTCCAGGAGGGGGAGCTCTCCACCTCCAAGATGGTGCCGGAGGGGATCGAGGGGCGCGTCCCCTACAAGGGGCCGGTCGGTGACGTGCTGTTCCAGATGGTGGGCGGGCTGCGGAGCGGGATGGGGTACTGCGGCGTGGCCACCGTGGACCAGCTGCGGCAGGAAGTGGAGATGGTGCAGATCACCAGCGCCGGCCTGCGCGAGTCGCACCCGCACGACGTCACCATCACCCGGGAAGCGCCGAACTACAACGTCTAG
- a CDS encoding serine/threonine protein kinase, producing the protein MSTDFEALEAALRGRYLLERELGRGGMGVVFLGRDLALERPVAIKLLPPHLAGMPQLRERFLQEARTAARLAHPHIVPIHAVEEHGDCACFVMSFVPGETVAERVQAEGPLAPGVVARMVQEVAWALAYAHQQGVVHRDIKPENILLERGTGRALVMDFGIARVLAQHPITPPGAQLGTAQYASPEQAAGEAADGRSDLYSLGVTAFYALTGRLPFEGESAAAFLAQHLTMPAPPVASLRPGVPRTLAMAVDRCLAKDPAERYASGEALATALSAGAAVAAPVPPTLARLVREVGSFSVDLAGYGTLAAVVLVAQALTASSDFFGFGQLYTIGITLVLLSLTAIKGLSTARYLRDAAREGWSPADLRAAFQADAREAAAVEGTPPTRTRAILLYLLGFAASLGVWLGPRELLLTRITGLAALAVELVAMALPVALGRWIGTRLEAPREGRPGFLHRLLARKAEWLLRLMGRRRRAGQPALPDARPTELLLGDQARALFEALPEDDRRRLQRLGEVITQLTGQATTLRAREAELGTALASVGGPGHPAREAVREEFERERREVARTLGETLGALDTVRLDLLRLRAGTATPEGLTGALEVVRQVGAEVDARLAALRELA; encoded by the coding sequence ATGTCCACTGATTTCGAGGCGCTCGAGGCGGCCCTCCGCGGCCGCTACCTGCTGGAACGCGAACTGGGCCGGGGCGGCATGGGGGTCGTCTTCCTGGGCCGGGACCTCGCCCTCGAGCGGCCCGTGGCCATCAAGCTGCTCCCGCCCCACCTGGCCGGGATGCCCCAGCTCCGCGAGCGCTTCCTGCAGGAGGCGCGGACCGCGGCCCGGCTGGCCCACCCGCACATCGTCCCCATCCACGCGGTCGAGGAGCACGGCGACTGCGCCTGCTTCGTGATGTCCTTCGTCCCCGGCGAGACCGTGGCGGAACGGGTCCAGGCCGAGGGACCGCTGGCCCCGGGCGTCGTCGCGCGGATGGTGCAGGAGGTGGCGTGGGCGCTCGCCTACGCCCACCAGCAGGGGGTGGTGCACCGCGACATCAAGCCGGAAAACATCCTGCTCGAGCGGGGCACCGGGCGGGCGCTGGTGATGGACTTCGGCATCGCCCGCGTGCTGGCGCAGCACCCGATCACGCCGCCGGGCGCCCAGCTCGGCACGGCGCAGTACGCCAGCCCGGAGCAGGCCGCCGGGGAGGCCGCGGACGGCCGCAGCGACCTCTACTCGCTCGGCGTGACCGCCTTCTACGCCCTCACCGGGCGGCTCCCCTTCGAGGGGGAGAGTGCCGCGGCCTTCCTGGCCCAGCACCTGACCATGCCCGCCCCGCCGGTGGCGAGCCTCCGGCCAGGGGTGCCGCGCACCCTCGCGATGGCGGTGGACCGCTGCCTGGCCAAGGACCCGGCCGAGCGGTACGCCTCGGGCGAGGCGCTCGCCACGGCGCTGAGCGCGGGCGCGGCGGTGGCCGCGCCGGTGCCGCCCACCCTGGCGCGGCTGGTCCGCGAGGTAGGGTCCTTCAGCGTGGACCTGGCGGGCTACGGCACCCTGGCCGCCGTGGTGCTGGTGGCCCAGGCCCTCACCGCCTCGAGCGACTTCTTCGGCTTCGGGCAGCTGTACACCATCGGCATCACCCTGGTGCTGCTCAGCCTGACGGCGATCAAGGGGCTCTCGACCGCGCGGTACCTGCGCGACGCCGCGCGGGAGGGGTGGAGCCCCGCCGACCTCCGCGCCGCCTTCCAGGCGGACGCACGCGAGGCCGCGGCGGTCGAGGGCACGCCCCCGACCCGCACCCGCGCCATCCTGCTCTACCTGCTCGGGTTCGCGGCCTCGCTGGGCGTCTGGCTCGGCCCCCGCGAGCTGCTGCTGACCCGCATCACCGGGCTGGCGGCGCTGGCGGTGGAGCTCGTGGCCATGGCCCTGCCCGTGGCGCTCGGCCGCTGGATCGGCACCCGCCTCGAGGCGCCGCGCGAGGGCCGGCCCGGCTTCCTCCACCGCCTCCTGGCGCGGAAGGCGGAGTGGCTGCTGCGGCTGATGGGCCGCAGGCGCCGGGCGGGCCAGCCGGCGCTCCCGGACGCCCGCCCTACCGAGCTGCTGCTGGGCGACCAGGCGCGCGCCCTGTTCGAGGCGCTCCCGGAAGACGACCGCCGCCGACTGCAGCGGCTGGGCGAGGTGATCACCCAGCTCACCGGGCAGGCCACCACGCTCCGCGCGCGGGAGGCGGAGCTGGGCACCGCCCTGGCCTCGGTCGGGGGGCCGGGGCATCCGGCGCGGGAGGCGGTGCGGGAGGAGTTCGAGCGGGAGCGACGGGAGGTGGCGCGGACCCTCGGGGAGACCCTCGGGGCGCTCGATACCGTGCGGCTGGACCTGCTGCGGCTGCGGGCCGGCACCGCCACGCCGGAGGGCCTCACCGGCGCGCTGGAGGTGGTGCGGCAGGTGGGCGCCGAGGTCGACGCCCGCCTCGCCGCGCTGCGCGAGCTGGCCTAG
- a CDS encoding NifU family protein, with the protein MTTPASGPDLLERIEQTLDTLRPYITSHRGSVEVVDFDESQGLLLLRLGGTCHGCSASTITLKQGIETRLKQLVPEVRQVEAI; encoded by the coding sequence ATGACGACACCAGCCTCCGGCCCGGACCTCCTCGAGCGGATCGAGCAGACGCTCGACACCCTCCGGCCCTACATCACCTCGCACCGTGGCAGCGTGGAAGTGGTCGACTTCGATGAATCCCAGGGGCTGCTCCTGCTCCGCCTGGGGGGCACCTGCCACGGCTGCTCCGCCTCCACGATCACCCTCAAGCAGGGCATCGAGACCCGGCTCAAGCAGCTGGTGCCGGAAGTCCGCCAGGTCGAGGCCATCTAG